One Lachancea thermotolerans CBS 6340 chromosome F complete sequence DNA window includes the following coding sequences:
- the GIC2 gene encoding Gic2p (weakly similar to uniprot|Q06648 Saccharomyces cerevisiae YDR309C GIC2 Protein of unknown function involved in initiation of budding and cellular polarization interacts with Cdc42p via the Cdc42/Rac- interactive binding (CRIB) domain), whose amino-acid sequence MALQVNLPQMKSIWIDEDQEAEKLYGLQAQHLMDSDGEDHVDVVLINSNKPLLNNKEKIELPPLLPAAYKPSHNKKQPLNKMHGSSTLKSKKKTGKLFSLFKMKETRGSSSHAKISVPYNFQHISHADLKNVFEGEELACDVEASPALLNKAFVTESAPSQQPLQARQRSAGSSLSALRRSSSIASSQYSSRSARIVSTSTMATSVGGDDSCRSLKKLDHLEKMHLKHRYNKSDASSVSVEFLKNYDFPTVLEDSLVEIKTPEMCSKQHDKFTWESPADTGALLETMIQAKCPMPPSASSRRKSDSQLVFSPISEQRASFLDTPRTRKSVDEVLLCYHQQSENSSELQEPSEFSFSQRSSAANRNSVWDKDTETFEV is encoded by the coding sequence ATGGCTTTACAAGTTAACCTCCCGCAGATGAAGTCGATCTGGATCGACGAGGATCAAGAGGCGGAGAAACTGTACGGGCTTCAAGCCCAACATCTGATGGATTCCGACGGCGAAGACCACGTTGACGTGGTACtcatcaacagcaacaaacCACTCTTGAACAACAAGGAAAAAATCGAGCTTCCACCGCTACTTCCAGCTGCCTATAAACCTAGCCATAATAAGAAACAACCTCTCAACAAAATGCACGGTTCAAGCactttgaagtcaaaaaaaaaaactgggAAGCTTTTCAGTCTCTTCAAGATGAAAGAGACACGCGGCAGTTCGAGCCATGCAAAAATCTCAGTCCCATACAATTTCCAACACATATCGCATGCTGACCTGAAAAACGTGTTTGAAGGCGAAGAGTTGGCTTGCGATGTTGAGGCTAGCCCTGCGTTGCTCAACAAAGCCTTCGTCACAGAGAGTGCGCCAAGCCAGCAGCCTCTCCAAGCCAGGCAAAGGTCTGCTGGCTCAAGCTTATCCGCCTTGCGTCGTTCTAGCTCCATAGCCTCTTCTCAGTACTCTAGCAGATCTGCTCGGATAGTGTCTACATCAACAATGGCAACCTCTGTAGGTGGCGACGACTCGTGCAGGTCcctgaagaagcttgacCACCTCGAGAAGATGCACTTGAAGCATAGATATAATAAATCAGATGCTAGCAGTGTTTCAgtcgagtttttgaagaactaTGATTTCCCCACTGTCCTGGAGGACAGTTTAGTGGAAATCAAAACTCCAGAAATGTGCTCCAAACAGCACGACAAATTTACATGGGAGTCGCCCGCCGACACAGGCGCCTTGCTAGAAACCATGATACAAGCCAAGTGTCCTATGCCTCCCAGTGCCAGCTCCAGAAGAAAATCCGATTCACAGTTAGTATTTTCGCCCATCTCAGAGCAGCGCGCATCCTTCTTGGATACACCAAGAACGCGGAAATCAGTTGATGAAGTGCTATTATGCTACCACCAACAGAGCGAGAATAGCTCCGAACTCCAGGAGCCTAGTGAGTTTTCGTTCAGCCAGCGTTCCAGCGCGGCGAACCGCAACTCTGTCTGGGACAAAGACACGGAAACTTTTGAGGTTTAG
- the VMA22 gene encoding Vma22p (similar to uniprot|P38784 Saccharomyces cerevisiae YHR060W VMA22 Protein involved in vacuolar H - ATPase assembly or function required for the biogenesis of a functional vacuolar ATPase (V-ATPase) but not part of the final enzyme complex), whose translation MSHVSKPGLSESNSVELLKQLEAYDFLLEQLQAGFSAGFYQLSRANYHNKDTIRGRYGSDYWDQTFKGTQFITAQGPKLARLPESQVLEILESEDESSSESDEKDEVLRKRKEGQSSERKKAGLKKRLPDPLLMFGGALSIPSSLRQCQSSFKGSIESVIELANCRRRIEELISNTQD comes from the coding sequence ATGAGCCATGTCAGCAAGCCAGGTTTGAGCGAAAGCAATTCAGTCGAGCTACTTAAACAACTTGAAGCCTATGATTTTTTACTTGAGCAACTTCAGGCCGGCTTCAGCGCTGGCTTCTACCAGTTGAGCAGAGCTAATTATCACAACAAAGATACAATAAGAGGGCGTTACGGAAGCGACTATTGGGATCAGACATTCAAAGGAACCCAGTTTATAACAGCTCAAGGGCCGAAACTGGCACGTCTGCCAGAATCTCAGGTTCTAGAGATACTTGAGTCCGAGGACGAGTCGAGCAGTGAAAGTGACGAGAAGGACGAAGTATTGAGGAAGCGCAAGGAGGGCCAGTCATCAGAGCGTAAGAAGGCGGGCCTCAAAAAAAGGCTTCCTGACCCGCTCTTGATGTTTGGAGGGGCACTATCCATACCATCGTCTTTACGGCAGTGTCAAAGTAGCTTTAAGGGTTCCATAGAGTCGGTCATCGAATTAGCGAACTGTCGAAGAAGGATAGAAGAATTGATATCAAATACACAAGACTGA
- the SRB7 gene encoding Srb7p (similar to uniprot|P47822 Saccharomyces cerevisiae YDR308C SRB7 RNA polymerase II holoenzyme component) gives MADRLTQLQICLDQMMEQFCATLNYIDKNHDFEPARGEEKMTDLQANIASKEEFENTMDELSTDLILKTRQITKLIDSLPGVDVSAEEQMHRIESLQNQLVKMEDRKIEAIKEKEELQRKVEEMIFDFTVGIANARKPAPRSDHEEGP, from the coding sequence ATGGCGGATAGATTGACTCAACTGCAGATATGCCTGGACCAGATGATGGAACAGTTCTGCGCTACTCTTAATTATATTGACAAGAATCATGACTTTGAACCTGCGCGCGGTGAAGAAAAGATGACAGACCTTCAAGCCAACATAGCATCCAaggaagagtttgaaaatACAATGGACGAGCTCTCAACTGACCTGATACTGAAGACTAGACAAATTACAAAGCTTATAGATTCCTTGCCCGGTGTTGATGTTTcagctgaagagcaaatGCATAGGATTGAGAGTCTGCAGAACCAATTGGTCAAGATGGAAGACCGAAAGATTGAggccatcaaagaaaaggaggaaCTGCAGCGAAAGGTTGAGGAAATGATCTTTGATTTCACAGTAGGCATCGCCAATGCGCGAAAGCCAGCTCCAAGGAGCGACCATGAAGAAGGACCCTAA
- the PMT7 gene encoding putative dolichyl-phosphate-mannose--protein mannosyltransferase (weakly similar to uniprot|Q06644 Saccharomyces cerevisiae YDR307W Hypothetical ORF) produces the protein MWPGVVKRGPFRPYISYDVPDPSYGAKIERVDVIYAVILGISFVLKQLAAFDSSAQQTPMEKDLMESVNHFKEKNFFLMSFPPLVVEIIGLFASTTGSVSIALLRRANLAIAALTVSAFYLALRKSDIVRVVAMVAAAGLSHLPLFAEESLHLSLNVPQLALLSCCLLSWNSFKRSQAFSRGWYWSLTMLSTFLAFASSIKFVGVVTWSWFIILIIKQLWEIVGDVNISTCKILRHTAWRFAAVVFVPFAFLVSTYFLLISNSRGASLDHSSLVSPYFKSWFLPQPMPQPDVVYYGSSILIRHAQSLGGYLHSHNHTYETGSQEQQVTLVDFSNNGDNEWIIEPSDQNLNAEKQLEPVKNGAVIRLRHKSTGKLLRSSSAKAPVSEQDYDHEVSCTGDNDYKGDSDESWRLRFERGKTPHDGLLCPFTIYFSLENEGQSCKLLSHDQRLPDWGFGQQEVLCVDSASKERSLFFIDRSNLYKERGAYLTYPKQSKLKRLWNLSREYIKRQYKYDYYLKNKDVTEGVSAENWIWNSFDSVTVNFIWFIPLGCVAMYVMTEITRWITWNPWAAATPELESEKRCYLDSCLELSIGWFMHYQIFTWSKHQNLTLAQYLPSYLLSLLVAAHTANYVWRHSKLGRLALVLFALSAGALTLQWA, from the coding sequence ATGTGGCCTGGGGTGGTAAAACGTGGTCCATTCAGACCATACATTAGCTACGACGTGCCTGACCCGTCTTACGGGGCTAAGATTGAGCGAGTTGATGTTATCTACGCGGTAATTTTGGGGATCTCATTTGTGCTCAAGCAGCTTGCGGCCTTCGATTCTTCAGCGCAACAGACGCCCATGGAGAAAGACCTGATGGAGTCCGTCAACCACTTTAAGGAAAAGAATTTCTTTCTCATGTCGTTCCCGCCTTTGGTGGTTGAGATCATTGGGCTGTTTGCGTCAACGACGGGATCAGTTTCCATTGCGCTCCTCAGAAGGGCAAATCTGGCCATTGCTGCCCTAACCGTGTCAGCTTTCTACCTTGCACTAAGAAAATCAGATATTGTCCGTGTTGTTGCGATGGTCGCGGCTGCCGGGCTATCGCACTTGCCGTTATTTGCAGAAGAGAGTCTACATCTCTCTTTAAATGTCCCGCAACTTGCCCTGCTATCCTGCTGCTTGCTGAGTTGGAATTCATTCAAGCGCTCTCAAGCGTTTAGTCGGGGCTGGTATTGGAGCCTTACAATGTTGTCTAcatttttggcttttgcCAGCTCCATAAAGTTCGTGGGGGTAGTTACGTGGAGCTGGTTCATCATTCTGATTATCAAGCAGCTTTGGGAAATAGTAGGTGATGTGAATATCTCAACATGCAAGATACTGCGGCACACTGCATGGAGATTTGCGgctgttgtttttgttccCTTCGCATTTTTGGTTTCAACTTACTTTCTGCTGATTTCCAACTCTCGTGGTGCGTCCCTAGACCACTCAAGCTTAGTTTCTCCgtacttcaaaagctgGTTCTTGCCACAGCCAATGCCACAGCCGGACGTTGTTTATTATGGCAGCAGTATTCTGATCCGCCATGCTCAGTCGCTTGGTGGGTACTTACACTCACACAACCACACATATGAAACTGGATCACAAGAGCAGCAGGTCACACTGGTCGATTTCTCTAACAACGGTGACAATGAGTGGATTATCGAGCCTTCTGATCAGAACTTGAATGCCGAAAAGCAACTAGAACCAGTCAAAAACGGAGCAGTCATAAGACTTAGACATAAGTCCACTGGCAAATTGTtaagatcttcttctgcaaAAGCGCCAGTTAGTGAGCAAGATTATGATCACGAAGTGTCGTGCACCGGGGACAACGACTACAAAGGGGATTCAGATGAATCTTGGAGGTTGAGATTCGAGCGTGGAAAGACCCCTCACGATGGATTACTGTGTCCTTTCACTATTTACTTCAGCTTAGAGAATGAAGGTCAAAGTTGTAAGCTCTTAAGCCATGATCAAAGGCTACCAGATTGGGGCTTTGGGCAACAAGAAGTCTTGTGCGTGGATTCTGCCTCTAAAGAACGCTCGCTTTTCTTTATCGACAGATCGAACCTttacaaagaaagaggTGCATACTTAACCTATCCAAAGCAGTCGAAGCTCAAGAGACTTTGGAATTTGAGCAGAGAATACATTAAAAGGCAGTACAAATACGACTActatttgaaaaacaaagatGTCACTGAGGGAGTTAGCGCAGAGAACTGGATTTGGAACTCGTTCGACTCCGTTACTGTGAACTTCATTTGGTTTATACCTCTCGGTTGCGTGGCGATGTATGTGATGACAGAAATTACACGGTGGATCACTTGGAACCCGTGGGCTGCTGCGACTCCAGAGCTCGAGTCCGAAAAGCGTTGCTACTTAGATAGTTGCTTGGAACTTTCCATCGGATGGTTCATGCACTACCAAATTTTCACGTGGAGTAAGCACCAAAACCTCACGCTCGCGCAGTATCTTCCAAGCTACCTGCTCAGCCTGTTGGTCGCAGCGCATACCGCGAACTATGTCTGGAGGCACAGTAAATTAGGGCGCCTGGCCCTGGTTCTGTTCGCGCTCTCTGCCGGAGCTTTGACATTACAGTGGGCTTGA
- a CDS encoding KLTH0F07348p (conserved hypothetical protein), with protein MMKYAKVHLEPPPVSAEAAAEHSREFSDSYLERRLRTRHSSKKSDSLFTRRALDYDGIKDSLLLYDDQHSDPRDTRAVKVPRRHMSGAKDCFECDSENPGCEVNFNRGKQPWYYNNSEDSRSIAADNLERPNTINSVRIKQVIENATHSIKNTQQACLGIRERLGKYQFTGQTPMPGAYTTDHEEQADTEHSPKTGLSRMTPEPAVRQVSEPIEYLPKAIIVPLLAKAAFFLLAQCATSEDIGYSFTGTCQLLISPESTTLTLPQLDALVLQLAGIWLATHSIPALTKAPWRFYQVAAQYWNSCLIGQDVPDLRRDGEFRELLELCERHERLSRRLRRTSLVVLLVSPVVLTLGLLLIHKLAFFWVTSNSTETAHRPVYSSLMAVAFSPAQFVILICCLWSQFFQDAFQHLELYVLAKHESFVQDTEFIADQLDRTCPSDTAGMDAGTKQSPLCNSPPRAAVKLEAIERSSATHPEGTLEPHAPLGPYALAAYESPLQHKEIAEPSFSAIRPVSPAAVVAPPEPLAATSEPSKAQRVLRLPFYVLSLYLKVLRLVFKIAIYAMLLSISLIIGPQNRRELSRPEKTV; from the coding sequence ATGATGAAGTATGCCAAGGTCCATTTAGAACCACCGCCAGTCAGTGCCGAGGCAGCGGCCGAGCATTCCAGGGAGTTTAGCGACAGCTATTTGGAGCGGCGTCTGAGGACCCGGCATTCCAGTAAGAAAAGCGATTCCCTATTTACTCGAAGGGCCCTTGACTATGACGGGATCAAGGATTCCCTCTTGCTTTACGACGATCAGCATTCTGACCCGAGGGACACTAGAGCGGTCAAAGTTCCGAGGCGACACATGAGCGGAGCCAAGGATTGTTTTGAATGCGATTCAGAAAACCCCGGTTGTGAAGTTAACTTCAATAGAGGGAAGCAGCCATGGTACTATAATAACAGCGAAGATTCCAGGAGCATTGCCGCGGATAATCTCGAAAGGCCTAATACTATTAATTCGGTCAGAATCAAACAGGTTATCGAAAACGCCACTCACTCTATCAAGAATACACAGCAGGCGTGTCTGGGGATTCGCGAACGATTAGGTAAGTATCAGTTCACGGGGCAGACTCCAATGCCGGGCGCTTACACTACAGAtcatgaagaacaagcgGACACCGAGCACAGCCCTAAGACAGGCCTCAGCCGGATGACACCGGAACCAGCGGTACGGCAGGTGTCTGAGCCAATCGAGTACCTACCAAAAGCGATCATAGTGCCGTTGTTGGCGAAGGCagctttctttttgttAGCGCAATGTGCGACGTCCGAAGACATTGGTTACTCATTTACCGGAACGTGTCAATTGTTAATCAGCCCGGAAAGCACAACCCTCACGCTTCCTCAACTAGACGCCCTTGTTCTACAGCTTGCCGGAATCTGGCTAGCTACACATTCAATACCAGCTTTAACCAAAGCGCCGTGGAGGTTCTACCAAGTAGCGGCTCAATACTGGAATTCTTGCTTGATTGGGCAGGACGTTCCTGACTTGCGCCGTGACGGCGAGTTCCGCGAACTCCTGGAACTTTGCGAGAGGCACGAAAGACTTAGCCGCCGCCTACGCCGTACGAGCTTGGTTGTTCTTTTGGTCTCACCAGTCGTCTTAACACTAGGACTACTGTTGATCCATAAACTCGCCTTTTTCTGGGTGACCTCGAACTCGACTGAAACTGCACACCGGCCGGTTTACTCTTCATTGATGGCAGTGGCATTTTCTCCGGCTCAATTTGTAATCCTGATTTGTTGCCTGTGGTCTCAGTTCTTCCAGGACGCCTTCCAACACTTGGAGCTATATGTTTTAGCCAAACATGAGAGCTTCGTACAGGATACTGAGTTCATTGCCGACCAACTCGATCGAACATGTCCCTCGGACACCGCAGGAATGGACGCTGGCACCAAACAGTCTCCGCTTTGCAACAGTCCCCCCAGGGCAGCTGTGAAGCTGGAAGCGATCGAGAGGTCAAGCGCTACTCACCCTGAAGGAACGCTCGAGCCGCATGCTCCCCTAGGGCCATACGCTCTCGCAGCCTACGAGAGCCCTCTCCAGCATAAAGAGATCGCCGAACCCTCATTCTCCGCCATTCGACCTGTTTcacctgctgctgttgtgGCCCCTCCAGAACCATTGGCTGCTACATCTGAACCGAGTAAAGCGCAGCGGGTACTACGTTTGCCCTTCTACGTTCTATCTTTGTACCTCAAGGTGCTACGACTCGTTTTCAAGATCGCCATATATGCTATGCTGCTGTCAATATCGCTTATAATTGGACCTCAGAATCGAAGAGAGCTAAGTCGACCTGAGAAGACAGTTTGA
- the PFU1 gene encoding Pfu1p (similar to uniprot|Q06640 Saccharomyces cerevisiae YDR306C Hypothetical ORF), with protein MANKRRPKKVIVPYRKYVGGQGFVSNRGASTESEDADNKIIKGSRADGDVFHTPQGTYYYDVDTESVIQIKPPTPAPVARQVNAENSEDMALPWEIFELVLKQCEQVEPQFLAVCWHWYAICVPLLYRIPKLSSGNFSKFVDAVVNNRKKRLGENVVELDLSMIIQSGKNSYVSKLLRRCSPKLESFIAPQTSFGYAPLISLKSCRHLRYLDLGLVSETVQLGELFSAIKEFRSLTHLSFPRSSVDCKGFRDFEWPPNLQYLKLSGGITNEFVREITFPRTIKKLEFAFCPQIDEHSVYTVLAKIGDRLTHLHFHYPMPSLQGSSLDAVFRYCSNLRVLQLPVDYCSKWAFSEYMLTPLPSPRPLRTLMLECSGNLGQAFKVHPDDITIALAEDRLPNLRTLRVSSKLGWDLKGSDVNDLISCLEDQYADFRISYF; from the coding sequence ATGGCTAACAAGAGACGCCCGAAGAAGGTCATAGTACCTTACCGGAAATACGTTGGTGGTCAGGGATTTGTTAGCAACCGGGGGGCGAGCACGGAGTCCGAAGATGCCGACAACAAGATTATCAAGGGCAGCCGAGCGGATGGCGACGTTTTTCATACTCCTCAGGGGACTTATTACTACGACGTTGACACCGAGTCAGTCATTCAAATCAAGCCTCCTACGCCTGCCCCGGTGGCACGTCAGGTGAATGCCGAAAATTCGGAGGACATGGCTCTGCCGTGGGAAATATTCGAGCTTGTGCTGAAGCAATGCGAGCAGGTTGAACCGCAGTTTCTAGCCGTGTGCTGGCACTGGTACGCGATATGCGTGCCACTGCTCTACAGGATACCAAAGCTCTCCAGTGGGAACTTCAGCAAGTTTGTGGACGCCGTAGTGAACAATCGGAAGAAGCGGCTAGGCGAAAACGTGGTGGAGCTTGACCTCTCCATGATAATCCAGAGCGGCAAGAACTCATACGTATCGAAGCTTCTGCGACGTTGTAGTCCAAAGCTTGAGTCATTTATCGCTCCGCAAACAAGTTTTGGGTACGCGCCCTTAATTAGTCTGAAGTCGTGTCGCCATCTCAGATACCTGGATTTGGGGCTGGTCTCCGAAACAGTGCAGCTCGGAGAGCTGTTTTCAGCTATTAAAGAGTTTCGCTCTCTAACACACCTGTCTTTCCCCCGAAGTTCTGTGGACTGCAAAGGATTTCGCGACTTCGAGTGGCCCCCGAACCTTCAGTACCTCAAGCTAAGTGGTGGAATCACCAATGAGTTCGTGCGCGAAATCACATTCCCGCGCACTATTAAGAAACTGGAGTTTGCATTTTGTCCGCAGATAGATGAGCACTCAGTATACACAGTTCTAGCTAAGATCGGAGACCGATTAACACACTTACACTTTCATTATCCAATGCCATCTCTCCAGGGGAGTTCGCTAGACGCGGTGTTCCGGTACTGCTCAAACCTCCGGGTCCTTCAGCTGCCAGTGGACTATTGCTCCAAATGGGCCTTTTCAGAATATATGCTGACCCCCTTGCCCAGCCCGCGTCCTCTACGTACACTCATGCTCGAATGCAGTGGAAATTTGGGACAAGCATTCAAGGTTCACCCAGATGATATTACGATAGCTTTGGCAGAAGATAGACTGCCAAATCTGCGGACCTTACgtgtttcttcaaaattagGTTGGGATCTGAAAGGTAGCGACGTTAACGATCTGATTTCTTGCTTAGAAGATCAGTATGCAGACTTTCGTATATCTTATTTTTAA
- the HNT2 gene encoding bis(5'-adenosyl)-triphosphatase (similar to uniprot|P49775 Saccharomyces cerevisiae YDR305C): MTSAVYFSKFLVTKQVFYKSKHSYALVNLKPLVPGHVLVVPLKTSVVNLADLSREENEDFFNTVQLIHRFIKHHYKADSLNIAIQDGPEAGQTVPHLHTHIIPRYRTNNVGDKIYEMIDNWSYESWEERRREYLSSGGREGRKQLAKPDDQRVESSEERMEQEAVELSKELARFLENNPTLK; this comes from the exons ATGACCTCTGCTGTCTATTTTAGTAAATTCCTGGTCACGAAGCAAGTCTTCTAC AAATCTAAGCACTCATACGCCTTAGTCAATCTCAAGCCTCTAGTTCCTGGCCATGTACTTGTGGTGCCGCTAAAGACTAGTGTCGTCAACTTAGCGGATCTTAGTAGGGAGGAGAATGAggacttcttcaacactGTCCAGCTGATACACAGGTTTATTAAACACCATTACAAGGCAGACTCACTCAACATAGCAATCCAAGACGGACCAGAGGCAGGGCAGACAGTGCCCCACCTGCATACTCATATAATCCCTCGCTACCGTACGAATAACGTGGGTGACAAAATCTACGAGATGATTGACAACTGGTCTTATGAATCGTGGGAGGAGCGTCGCAGGGAGTACCTGAGCTCAGGTGGGCGTGAGGGCCGTAAACAGCTGGCTAAACCAGACGACCAACGCGTGGAGTCTTCTGAAGAGAGGATGGAGCAGGAAGCCGTAGAGCTGAGTAAAGAGCTGGCTAGGTTCCTGGAGAACAACCCTACTCTGAAATGA
- the FYV4 gene encoding mitochondrial 37S ribosomal protein mS41 (similar to uniprot|P38783 Saccharomyces cerevisiae YHR059W FYV4 Protein of unknown function required for survival upon exposure to K1 killer toxin), protein MIGSACGRRLFSCSNVALRVNKASLRKIPAPNGELTDAGAFLSKIGRKCEEFNETFENKWENLFHWDSKVLKEKGIPPQQRKYILSQVERLRKNEPIREIKEGKKSFFGGERKRKETKAKLRAQERNA, encoded by the coding sequence ATGATCGGCTCTGCTTGCGGAAGAAGGCTTTTTAGTTGCTCAAATGTTGCGCTGAGGGTGAACAAGGCATCCCTTAGAAAGATCCCTGCTCCAAACGGAGAACTAACTGATGCTGGAGCTTTCCTAAGCAAGATTGGGCGCAAATGCGAAGAGTTCAACGAAACATTCGAGAACAAGTGGGAAAACCTGTTTCACTGGGACTCTAAAGttctcaaagagaaggGTATTCCACCACAGCAAAGAAAGTATATTTTGAGTCAGGTCGAAAGACTGCGGAAAAACGAGCCCATCAGAGAGATTAAAGAGGGAAAGAAGTCATTCTTTGGTGGTGAGCGCAAGCGCAAGGAGACGAAAGCGAAGCTGCGCGCCCAAGAACGCAATGCCTAG
- the FIP1 gene encoding cleavage polyadenylation factor subunit FIP1 (some similarities with uniprot|P45976 Saccharomyces cerevisiae YJR093C FIP1 Subunit of cleavage polyadenylation factor): MNSSDEDERFLYGSDEEGAEAVSPSENKNKRPLTQPNDEEETKKPKVDSTEDNAASSSSSDENSSENEESDEDSDVEFIIGVGADSSKLDSKKDSATAASGPKPTTIAPPATNIGSAAVETEATAGLSTAAVDADAGTSAAPGTERLPAIDLNAVGKLGDQPITDIDPEVLKEKPWRQPGANISDYFNYGFNEQTWMEYLHKQEKLRAEYNPHKMLMGLLALQQQGKLNDSGSDSMGQENAPAAMAPPAFPMGMPPMFGGFPFPFPGMMNNMNPQQKK, translated from the coding sequence ATGAACTCTAGTGACGAGGACGAGCGGTTTTTGTATGGCtcagatgaagaagggGCGGAAGCTGTGTCACCTTCTGAGAACAAGAATAAGAGACCGCTAACGCAACCcaatgacgaagaggaaaCCAAGAAGCCCAAGGTAGACAGCACTGAGGATAATGCGGCCTCGAGCAGTAGTAGCGATGAAAATTCTAGCGAAAATGAAGAGTCAGACGAGGACTCTGACGTCGAATTCATCATCGGTGTCGGGGCGGATAGCTCGAAGCTGGATTCCAAGAAAGACTCTGCAACCGCCGCATCAGGACCAAAACCAACAACGATCGCACCCCCTGCTACAAATATAGGCTCCGCTGCTGTGGAGACGGAAGCCACTGCAGGGCTGAGTACAGCTGCAGTTGATGCGGACGCAGGAACCTCGGCCGCTCCTGGGACTGAGCGTCTACCGGCCATCGACCTCAACGCAGTTGGCAAGCTTGGCGACCAGCCAATAACAGACATTGACCCAGAGgttctcaaagaaaaaccgTGGAGGCAGCCAGGCGCAAATATCAGTGACTATTTTAACTACGGTTTCAACGAACAAACGTGGATGGAGTACCTGCAtaaacaagaaaagctacGCGCAGAGTACAATCCCCACAAAATGCTTATGGGGCTACTGGCCCTGCAACAGCAAGGAAAGCTCAACGACTCAGGGTCCGACAGTATGGGACAGGAAAATGCGCCAGCGGCTATGGCTCCACCTGCTTTCCCCATGGGCATGCCCCCCATGTTTGGCGGATTTCCTTTCCCATTCCCTGGCATGATGAACAATATGAACCCACAGCAAAAAAAGTAG